From the genome of Candidatus Polarisedimenticolia bacterium, one region includes:
- a CDS encoding S8 family serine peptidase — protein sequence MAPRSTVVSATLLFVATAGGIALLDSAHGADSPAATGTPASPAAQHAFLELRLAGGVFRPLAGEPAAPGWFRATPEDRSPRGRRYLVAITRAALDAEARRLLEVAGAELIDYLPVHGYRLRLSPEAEDRVRGLPFIAWLGALPPHLKVEPQLSARAGRPGGDTKLRVILAEGEPAGRAIEALSDLAPLARPSGKDGAWRVVATVPPDRIAAILSRLAALPEVEAVEQVRPFRATNQDAVWVHQSFVGPSPQQTPVFDRGIFGCGQVVGIADTGQDYDLCYFRDAVNGPPPFSTCALAPCPAGTPAPGRRKDILYYNWSGTPTGDDDTCPPIFGGSGHGTHTSGSIAGDTSAYADCASFASPGRNGGDGQAPGAKLVIQEMGDGLEYLNDRGGTLWNLADVAYRSGASIHSDSWAGACHDIFGSCIPGCTMPYDSFARDADLAMWTYPNLLLVLAAGNAGEFCPAPIAVGTPAIAKSPVAVGSVGHGTNATAPSTFSSPGPVFDGRLKPTVAAQGEETISAASDADPTSNNCGTCSLNGTSMAAPTAAGLAALAREYYTGGFYASGSRDPARGFTPTGALLKATLIDGAVAPGAGAPAADFDSGYGRVLLASTLAFAGSPFGLRVDDFREGLVTGSQVVHAYDVAVGTALRVTLVWTDFPAALNAQSARVNELRLEVVDPDGRVWFQTIDPGTGLPAQTADAAAPHDDRNVEERLVFDAPAAGRWIVRVRGVDVPWGPQPFALLVRGALTDCPAPAAPPAPVLDTPADRQVRISWAAVPGALAYNVYRSFGACPGGPWIAVAAGVTGTSFLDTTVSGGVTYSYRVAAASDASSACESARSTCASITAQGDCVLASEFRGVKSASSAGLATCAIELAWDRAVPYCGSDVRYNVYRSTTPGFSPGPASRIARCVIGTAYTDAAALVQDATYHYVVRAEDSTGGHGGPCRGGNEDANVVEASASPDGPRALGSFRDDAGDTGTAKFLPAAPWTSALSGGNLGPKVYTASSYAGACADLTSPALTLADPGEGPLLTFATRHDLEYDPSGIFGAEGSMGQVEIATGPAFGSWTRVPLSPTYPAVVEFPLNDCPTTADIDTYFSGVRTAYSTYTASLSNWAGGDVKIRFHLSGDYLYPSGGWWVDDVVVSKTMAPGACATVPAGPPPIPDGSAVPGLPLRVATSGNDIVLTWDATRCPATAVNVYHGSLGDFSRFTGGACSLPPTGSATVPMPSGSWFLVAATDGGATDGSWGRDLSGAEKNYAGASLACPAITQHVASNGCP from the coding sequence ATGGCGCCACGATCGACCGTCGTCTCGGCCACGCTTCTGTTTGTCGCCACCGCGGGTGGAATCGCCCTGCTCGATTCTGCGCATGGGGCCGACTCGCCGGCTGCCACCGGCACACCGGCAAGCCCGGCCGCGCAGCATGCATTCCTCGAGCTGCGCCTTGCGGGCGGGGTCTTTCGTCCCCTGGCGGGGGAGCCGGCCGCGCCGGGGTGGTTCCGCGCGACTCCCGAGGATAGAAGCCCACGCGGCCGGCGGTACCTGGTCGCGATAACCCGCGCGGCGCTGGACGCCGAGGCGCGCCGGCTGCTGGAAGTGGCCGGGGCGGAGCTGATCGACTATCTACCGGTTCACGGCTACCGCCTCCGGCTTTCGCCTGAAGCCGAGGACAGGGTGCGGGGGCTGCCGTTCATCGCCTGGCTCGGCGCCCTGCCGCCCCACCTGAAAGTCGAGCCGCAACTGTCCGCGCGGGCGGGCCGCCCCGGGGGGGACACGAAACTGCGGGTCATCCTGGCCGAAGGAGAGCCGGCGGGGCGGGCGATCGAGGCGCTCTCGGACCTGGCCCCGCTCGCGCGACCATCCGGAAAGGACGGCGCCTGGCGGGTCGTGGCCACCGTGCCGCCGGACCGGATCGCGGCGATCCTGTCGCGGCTGGCGGCCCTGCCGGAGGTCGAAGCGGTCGAGCAGGTCCGGCCGTTCCGCGCCACGAATCAGGATGCCGTCTGGGTCCACCAGTCGTTCGTCGGTCCCTCGCCGCAACAGACGCCGGTCTTCGACCGGGGGATCTTCGGCTGCGGCCAGGTGGTGGGGATCGCGGACACGGGACAGGACTATGACCTCTGCTACTTCCGCGATGCGGTCAACGGACCGCCCCCCTTCTCCACCTGCGCGCTGGCCCCCTGCCCGGCGGGAACGCCGGCCCCGGGCCGGCGCAAGGACATCCTGTATTACAACTGGTCGGGGACGCCGACGGGGGACGACGACACCTGTCCGCCGATCTTCGGCGGCAGCGGTCATGGCACGCATACCTCCGGGTCGATCGCGGGAGACACGTCCGCCTACGCCGATTGCGCCTCCTTCGCGTCCCCCGGCCGCAACGGCGGCGACGGGCAGGCCCCCGGCGCCAAGCTGGTGATCCAGGAGATGGGGGACGGCCTCGAGTATCTCAACGATCGCGGCGGCACGCTCTGGAACCTGGCCGACGTGGCTTATCGGAGCGGCGCGTCGATCCACTCCGACTCGTGGGCCGGGGCCTGCCACGACATCTTCGGCTCCTGCATCCCCGGCTGCACGATGCCGTACGACTCCTTCGCGCGGGACGCCGACCTGGCGATGTGGACCTACCCGAACCTGCTCCTGGTCCTGGCGGCCGGGAACGCCGGAGAGTTCTGCCCCGCGCCGATTGCGGTCGGCACCCCGGCCATCGCCAAGAGCCCCGTGGCGGTCGGTTCGGTCGGGCATGGGACGAACGCGACGGCCCCTTCGACGTTCTCGAGCCCGGGACCGGTGTTCGACGGCCGGCTGAAGCCCACGGTGGCGGCCCAGGGGGAGGAGACGATCTCGGCCGCCTCCGACGCCGACCCCACGAGCAACAACTGCGGCACATGCTCTCTCAACGGAACGTCCATGGCGGCGCCGACGGCGGCGGGCCTGGCGGCCCTGGCGCGGGAGTACTACACAGGCGGGTTCTACGCATCGGGAAGCCGCGATCCGGCGCGGGGCTTCACCCCCACGGGCGCCCTGCTCAAGGCCACGCTCATCGACGGGGCGGTCGCGCCGGGTGCGGGGGCCCCGGCGGCCGACTTCGACTCCGGCTACGGGCGGGTCCTTCTGGCTTCGACCCTCGCATTCGCCGGGAGCCCCTTCGGCCTGCGGGTGGACGATTTTCGCGAAGGTTTGGTCACGGGGAGCCAGGTCGTTCACGCCTACGACGTCGCCGTCGGGACAGCGCTGCGCGTCACGCTCGTCTGGACCGACTTTCCCGCCGCCTTGAACGCGCAGAGCGCGCGGGTGAACGAGCTGCGTCTGGAGGTCGTCGATCCGGATGGCAGGGTCTGGTTCCAGACGATCGATCCCGGCACGGGATTGCCGGCGCAGACGGCGGACGCTGCCGCCCCGCACGACGATCGCAACGTGGAGGAGCGTCTCGTGTTCGACGCTCCGGCGGCGGGGAGGTGGATCGTGCGCGTCAGGGGGGTGGACGTGCCGTGGGGACCCCAGCCGTTCGCGCTTCTGGTGCGCGGAGCCCTGACGGATTGTCCGGCGCCGGCCGCGCCCCCGGCGCCGGTCCTCGACACGCCGGCCGACCGGCAGGTCCGGATCTCCTGGGCGGCCGTTCCCGGCGCCCTGGCGTACAACGTCTACAGGAGCTTCGGCGCGTGCCCGGGAGGGCCCTGGATCGCCGTGGCGGCCGGGGTGACGGGGACCTCGTTCCTCGACACGACCGTCTCCGGCGGCGTCACGTACAGCTACCGGGTGGCCGCCGCATCGGACGCGTCGTCCGCCTGCGAATCGGCCAGGTCGACGTGCGCCTCGATCACCGCGCAGGGGGACTGCGTGCTGGCGAGCGAGTTCAGGGGGGTGAAGAGCGCGTCGAGCGCCGGGCTCGCGACGTGCGCGATCGAGCTAGCCTGGGACCGGGCGGTCCCCTATTGCGGATCCGACGTCCGGTACAACGTCTACCGAAGCACTACTCCGGGTTTCAGCCCGGGCCCGGCCAGCCGCATCGCGCGCTGTGTGATCGGCACCGCCTACACCGACGCGGCTGCCCTCGTGCAGGACGCCACCTACCACTACGTCGTCCGGGCCGAGGACTCGACCGGCGGCCACGGCGGCCCGTGCCGCGGGGGGAACGAGGATGCGAACGTCGTGGAAGCGAGCGCCTCCCCCGACGGTCCCAGGGCGCTCGGCAGCTTCCGAGACGACGCGGGGGACACGGGGACCGCGAAATTCCTTCCCGCGGCCCCTTGGACGAGCGCACTGAGCGGAGGGAACCTCGGCCCGAAGGTCTACACCGCCTCGAGCTACGCCGGGGCCTGCGCCGATCTGACGAGCCCCGCGCTGACCCTCGCCGATCCGGGAGAGGGTCCACTCCTGACGTTCGCCACCCGCCACGATCTCGAGTACGACCCGTCCGGCATATTCGGGGCGGAGGGATCCATGGGGCAGGTGGAGATCGCCACCGGCCCTGCATTCGGCTCCTGGACGCGCGTTCCGCTGAGCCCCACCTACCCGGCCGTGGTGGAATTCCCGCTCAACGACTGTCCGACCACGGCCGACATCGACACGTACTTCAGCGGCGTCCGGACCGCCTATTCGACCTACACGGCGTCGCTCTCGAACTGGGCCGGCGGCGACGTGAAGATCCGGTTCCACCTCTCCGGGGACTACCTGTATCCCTCCGGCGGCTGGTGGGTCGACGACGTGGTGGTCAGCAAGACCATGGCGCCGGGGGCCTGCGCGACGGTCCCCGCGGGGCCGCCGCCGATTCCCGACGGAAGCGCGGTGCCCGGACTGCCGCTGCGCGTCGCGACGAGCGGGAACGACATCGTTTTGACCTGGGACGCGACGAGGTGTCCGGCCACGGCGGTCAATGTCTACCACGGAAGCCTTGGCGATTTCTCCCGGTTCACCGGGGGGGCGTGCAGTCTGCCGCCGACCGGCTCGGCGACCGTCCCGATGCCGTCCGGGTCCTGGTTCCTGGTCGCGGCGACGGACGGGGGGGCGACCGACGGCAGCTGGGGCCGCGACCTCTCCGGAGCCGAGAAGAATTACGCCGGCGCGTCTCTCGCCTGTCCCGCGATCACGCAGCACGTCGCGAGCAACGGCTGCCCGTGA
- a CDS encoding DUF805 domain-containing protein — protein sequence MRVPLDKGLGRTPYFTAGVTLFAVKIAIDIAVARVFSRPYSLLYYIRPSDAPLFHPAENTVYWLAMWAVALPFIAVGFVLTIRRLRDAGLSAWLALLFFAPFVNIMFFGFCALVPGRETAIRPDGRDPGRPVRMTYARAAIAAGAVGAVVGLAAFGMVVGLLRAYGGGLFIGAPPIGGFVTGILFARWHRPLMAGAILSALLSLFMAGAIVVVFALEGLLCLAMAMPLVLLGAVIGAVVGCLLERHTRGMGMAPSATALLLLPLVLSAEGMTSLPASEFLPVESSILVNAPPDTVWRHVTAFAPLPPPSEWIFSAGVAAPMGAVIDGEGEGAVRRCEFTTGAFIEPIETWDPPRELGFAVTFSPDPMSEWTLWEGPRPPHLDGYLESARGQFLLEALPGGRTRLVGRTWYRTNMVPERYWRLWADPIIHTIHMRVLRHVAGLAEASIRESPSPTGF from the coding sequence ATGAGGGTCCCCCTGGACAAGGGCCTCGGACGCACGCCGTACTTCACAGCGGGCGTCACGCTGTTCGCGGTGAAAATCGCCATCGACATCGCGGTGGCGCGGGTCTTCTCCAGGCCCTATTCGCTCCTCTACTACATCCGCCCGTCGGACGCGCCACTGTTCCATCCGGCTGAGAACACTGTTTACTGGTTGGCGATGTGGGCCGTCGCCCTCCCGTTCATTGCGGTCGGTTTCGTTCTCACCATCCGCAGGCTTCGGGACGCGGGACTCTCTGCCTGGCTCGCGCTCTTATTCTTTGCCCCGTTCGTGAACATCATGTTCTTCGGCTTCTGCGCGCTGGTGCCTGGAAGGGAGACCGCAATCCGGCCAGACGGCCGCGATCCGGGTCGCCCCGTTCGAATGACCTATGCCCGTGCCGCCATCGCGGCCGGAGCCGTCGGGGCCGTCGTCGGCCTGGCGGCTTTTGGGATGGTCGTCGGTTTGCTGCGCGCCTATGGTGGAGGGCTGTTCATCGGGGCACCGCCGATCGGCGGCTTCGTCACGGGAATCCTCTTCGCACGCTGGCATCGCCCACTCATGGCCGGAGCGATCCTCTCCGCGTTGCTCTCGCTCTTCATGGCGGGCGCGATCGTCGTTGTCTTCGCGCTCGAAGGGCTGTTGTGCCTCGCCATGGCGATGCCGCTCGTGTTGCTCGGTGCGGTCATTGGAGCCGTCGTTGGATGCCTGCTGGAACGACACACGCGCGGTATGGGGATGGCTCCATCGGCCACCGCCCTCCTGCTTCTGCCCCTGGTTCTCTCCGCGGAGGGCATGACCTCGCTTCCTGCATCCGAGTTTCTGCCGGTCGAGTCGTCGATTCTGGTCAACGCCCCTCCGGACACGGTCTGGCGCCACGTGACCGCATTCGCTCCGCTGCCCCCGCCCTCGGAGTGGATCTTCAGCGCCGGGGTCGCCGCCCCGATGGGGGCCGTCATCGACGGGGAGGGCGAGGGCGCTGTCCGCCGCTGCGAGTTCACGACAGGGGCCTTCATCGAGCCGATCGAAACGTGGGATCCACCGCGGGAGCTTGGTTTCGCCGTCACGTTCTCACCCGACCCGATGAGCGAGTGGACTCTCTGGGAGGGTCCAAGACCGCCGCACCTCGACGGGTACCTCGAGTCCGCCCGAGGCCAGTTCCTGCTGGAAGCGCTGCCGGGTGGGCGAACGCGGCTCGTGGGCCGGACCTGGTACCGCACCAACATGGTCCCTGAACGGTATTGGAGGCTGTGGGCCGACCCGATCATCCACACCATTCACATGCGGGTGCTGCGCCACGTCGCCGGGCTCGCGGAGGCATCGATCCGCGAGAGCCCCTCGCCGACCGGATTCTAG
- a CDS encoding glycosyltransferase encodes MTWMSILVAIVLAFNRWVIYYFGLLNGVYVVLFLLSFVQVMRFVRRTFFSDYEQILKSEMTWPISIIVPAFNEARSIVETVRSLLAVNYGQFEVVVVNDGSTDGTLERLVGTFELKGTDRIYRRTLPTGPVRGIYASLDHPNLIVVDREWTGKAGALNTGINVSRYPLFCSVDADSIIEENALLRVVKPFMEHPHEMVAAGGIVRIVNGCEVREGRVVRIGLPKKALPIFQVVEYLRAFLGGRIGWSALRSLVLISGAFGLYLKSEVIAVGGYDAWSETEDLELVLKLHEHLRRSGRSYRIVFVPDPVCWTEVPSTFRVLARQRNRWHRGLLQSLWRHRGMILNPKHGVIGVLALPYFLLFETLGPFVEILGYLMVALSWLLGLLNVDFFILFMILAIFFGVFLSVAAVLLEEISFRRYPGWEHLALLVLAGVLENFGYRQVLSVFKVKAFFDFLRRRKAWGRMEREGFRAAAKTG; translated from the coding sequence ATGACCTGGATGTCGATCCTCGTCGCCATCGTCCTGGCGTTCAACCGCTGGGTCATCTATTACTTCGGCCTGCTGAACGGCGTCTACGTCGTGCTGTTCCTCCTGTCGTTCGTCCAGGTGATGCGTTTCGTCAGGCGGACCTTCTTCTCCGACTACGAGCAGATCCTCAAGTCCGAGATGACCTGGCCGATTTCGATCATCGTCCCGGCCTTCAACGAGGCGCGCAGCATCGTCGAGACGGTGCGCTCGCTCCTCGCGGTGAACTACGGGCAGTTCGAGGTCGTGGTGGTCAACGACGGCTCGACCGACGGGACGCTCGAGCGCCTGGTCGGGACCTTCGAGCTGAAGGGCACCGACCGGATCTACCGCCGGACGCTGCCGACCGGCCCGGTGCGCGGCATCTACGCCTCGCTCGACCATCCCAACCTGATCGTGGTCGACCGCGAGTGGACCGGCAAGGCCGGGGCGCTGAACACCGGCATCAACGTGTCGCGCTATCCCCTCTTCTGCTCGGTGGACGCCGACTCGATCATCGAGGAGAACGCGCTCCTGCGGGTCGTCAAGCCGTTCATGGAGCACCCTCACGAGATGGTCGCGGCCGGCGGCATCGTGCGCATCGTCAACGGCTGCGAGGTGCGCGAGGGACGCGTGGTGCGCATCGGCCTGCCGAAGAAGGCGCTGCCGATCTTCCAGGTCGTCGAGTACCTGCGCGCCTTTCTCGGCGGCCGCATCGGCTGGAGCGCGCTGCGGTCCCTCGTGCTCATATCCGGCGCCTTCGGGCTGTACCTCAAGAGCGAGGTCATCGCCGTCGGCGGCTACGACGCCTGGTCCGAGACCGAGGACCTCGAGCTCGTCCTGAAGCTCCACGAGCACCTGCGCCGGAGCGGCCGCAGCTACCGCATCGTGTTCGTCCCCGACCCCGTCTGCTGGACCGAGGTCCCGTCCACCTTCCGCGTCCTCGCCCGCCAGCGCAACCGCTGGCACCGCGGCCTCCTGCAGAGCCTCTGGCGCCACCGGGGGATGATCCTGAATCCGAAGCACGGAGTCATCGGCGTCCTGGCGCTTCCCTACTTCCTGCTGTTCGAGACCCTCGGCCCCTTCGTCGAGATCCTCGGCTATCTCATGGTGGCTCTGTCGTGGCTCCTCGGCCTGCTGAACGTGGATTTCTTCATCCTGTTCATGATCCTCGCCATCTTCTTCGGCGTCTTCCTGTCCGTCGCCGCCGTGCTCCTGGAGGAGATCTCCTTCCGCCGCTATCCCGGCTGGGAGCACCTGGCCCTGCTCGTCCTCGCCGGCGTTCTGGAGAACTTCGGCTACCGCCAGGTCCTCTCCGTCTTCAAGGTGAAGGCCTTCTTCGATTTCCTGCGGCGCCGCAAGGCCTGGGGACGCATGGAGCGCGAGGGGTTCCGGGCGGCGGCGAAGACGGGCTAG
- a CDS encoding HEAT repeat domain-containing protein has product MHDVMIQVVTAAGLVLAGLTAGIVVNKARREMSEAIDRRRRTLLEPAILEYLGAATSKPLPGYLPGSLSRRDRRLVEEILLEAARRAKGDTRGRITAALEGRGSVRQAISSLRSRRRWKRADAAESLGLMRSREAVEPLVALLNDPEPEVRIRAARALGLIRGTTSIRPLVRALADPSRWSAIRVAEILIGVGTEAADELLAAFESLPRLGRISALDVLGRIRSLRAVGLMKRCLDDPDADLRARAAHGLGLIGDPGAAGDLIRALSDREWPVRAMAAKGLGRIGDPTAIPHLRQAMKDRQWWVRANSGEALRALGAVGRDALVDMLHSEDPFARHMAVSQLEEGRLIEQYVSDLTSAEPEKRAAAIRFVERVTAGARLDDTSRQAAESTQERVLRALGDVLKAPGPGPRAAGPR; this is encoded by the coding sequence ATGCACGACGTCATGATCCAGGTGGTCACGGCCGCCGGGCTGGTTCTCGCCGGCCTGACCGCCGGAATCGTGGTCAACAAGGCGCGGCGGGAGATGAGCGAGGCGATCGACCGGCGGCGCCGCACGCTCCTCGAGCCGGCGATCCTGGAATACCTGGGGGCCGCGACCTCGAAGCCCCTGCCCGGCTACCTGCCCGGGAGCCTGTCGCGGCGCGACCGCCGCCTGGTGGAGGAGATTCTCCTGGAGGCCGCGCGTCGCGCGAAGGGGGACACCCGCGGGCGGATCACCGCCGCGCTCGAGGGACGGGGGTCGGTCCGGCAGGCCATCTCGTCCCTGCGCAGCAGGCGTCGGTGGAAACGGGCGGACGCCGCGGAGAGCCTGGGGCTCATGCGCAGCCGCGAGGCGGTCGAGCCCCTGGTCGCCCTCTTGAACGACCCCGAGCCCGAGGTGCGCATCCGTGCGGCTCGCGCCCTCGGGCTCATCCGCGGGACCACCTCGATCCGCCCCCTGGTGCGGGCCCTCGCCGATCCCAGCCGCTGGTCGGCGATCCGGGTGGCGGAGATCCTGATCGGCGTCGGCACCGAGGCGGCGGACGAGCTCCTGGCGGCTTTCGAGAGCCTCCCGCGACTCGGGCGAATCTCGGCGCTGGACGTGCTCGGGCGCATCCGGAGCCTCCGGGCCGTCGGCCTGATGAAGCGCTGCCTGGACGACCCGGACGCCGACCTCCGCGCCCGCGCGGCGCACGGGCTGGGCCTCATCGGCGATCCGGGCGCCGCGGGGGATCTGATCAGGGCCCTTTCGGATCGGGAATGGCCGGTGCGCGCCATGGCGGCGAAGGGGCTCGGCCGCATCGGCGATCCGACGGCGATCCCGCACCTGCGCCAGGCCATGAAAGACCGACAGTGGTGGGTGCGCGCCAACTCGGGCGAGGCGCTGCGCGCCCTGGGGGCCGTCGGCCGCGACGCGCTCGTCGACATGCTGCACTCCGAGGACCCGTTCGCCCGGCACATGGCGGTGTCGCAGCTCGAGGAGGGGCGCCTCATCGAGCAGTACGTCTCCGACCTGACGTCGGCCGAGCCCGAGAAGCGCGCCGCGGCGATCCGCTTCGTCGAACGGGTGACCGCCGGCGCCCGCCTGGACGACACGTCCCGGCAGGCGGCGGAGAGCACGCAGGAACGGGTCCTCCGGGCTCTCGGCGACGTCCTCAAGGCGCCGGGCCCCGGGCCGCGCGCGGCAGGCCCTCGATGA
- a CDS encoding tetratricopeptide repeat protein, with amino-acid sequence MTRGGRAVGPAWLVAAAALAFHPATMAAPPQTVAGTPASTRPVADIVREADQAFAREDFKTARPLYEEAVSRQPDHLRSLVRAGLIESWDGALDLAAEHYRRAVEIAPDDFDARLGLARVLAWSKDYAGSIDAYRTLRAGHPDDPRVLLGLGQALSWAGRFDEADAVFHEMEEKKIEPIQAHAGRARLRGWQGRLDEAAQFWRDVLRAEPGNLDARIGLGWVNHWKGLDRTAREQAGNIVLDHPESKDAQELRSAIQTGLRPYAEAEAFRSSDTDSNQVEGATAAFSFKAEPQTTVRIAYSTWDAEFRCQDPAFCSAPGLVVGSEIHTRAQGLSAAVTSRVVSPITFNAHLGAVREETFDGRSRAFYTLGGFMRLQVGPRFAVGTSGGRDVLVDTAPLIDRGIRVDEANGRVELLFRSAWTLTGTGGLASYSDGNARKTAGAALAWHAARAHPRVSAVFDARWRAFNDDRDNGYFDPLRYDSELLTVAISDEHRDGRFYWRLEGTYGRQAFTLGAAEPRDDTVQGGTALAGVNFAAGRAALEASYTHSDYALNVANGFTYSRSGFFFRYRF; translated from the coding sequence ATGACACGCGGCGGTCGGGCCGTCGGGCCGGCGTGGCTCGTCGCGGCCGCGGCGCTGGCGTTCCACCCCGCGACGATGGCGGCGCCGCCGCAAACGGTCGCGGGGACGCCCGCAAGCACCCGGCCGGTCGCCGACATCGTCCGCGAGGCCGACCAGGCGTTCGCGCGGGAGGACTTCAAGACGGCGCGCCCCCTGTACGAGGAGGCGGTCAGCCGGCAGCCGGATCACCTGCGCTCGCTGGTGCGCGCGGGACTGATCGAGTCGTGGGACGGCGCCCTCGACCTGGCTGCGGAACACTACCGCCGCGCCGTCGAGATCGCGCCGGACGACTTCGACGCCCGGCTCGGGCTGGCGCGCGTCCTGGCCTGGTCGAAGGACTATGCCGGGTCGATCGATGCCTACCGGACGCTGCGCGCCGGGCATCCGGACGATCCGCGCGTGCTCCTCGGGCTCGGGCAGGCGCTGTCGTGGGCGGGGCGCTTCGACGAGGCCGACGCCGTCTTCCATGAGATGGAGGAGAAGAAGATCGAGCCGATCCAGGCGCACGCCGGGCGAGCGCGCCTGCGCGGCTGGCAGGGGCGCCTGGACGAGGCGGCGCAGTTCTGGCGCGACGTGCTGCGGGCCGAGCCCGGAAACCTGGATGCCCGGATAGGGCTCGGCTGGGTGAACCATTGGAAGGGGCTCGACCGGACGGCGCGCGAGCAGGCGGGGAACATCGTCCTGGACCATCCCGAGAGCAAGGACGCGCAGGAGCTTCGGTCGGCCATCCAGACGGGCCTGAGGCCGTACGCCGAGGCGGAGGCGTTCCGCTCCAGCGACACCGACTCCAACCAGGTCGAGGGGGCGACCGCCGCCTTCTCGTTCAAGGCCGAGCCGCAGACCACCGTGCGCATCGCCTATTCGACCTGGGACGCCGAGTTCCGCTGCCAGGATCCGGCGTTCTGCAGCGCCCCCGGGCTGGTCGTGGGAAGCGAGATCCACACGCGGGCGCAGGGGCTGTCGGCCGCCGTGACGTCGCGCGTGGTCAGCCCCATCACGTTCAATGCCCACCTCGGCGCCGTGCGGGAGGAGACCTTCGACGGCCGATCGCGAGCCTTCTACACGCTGGGAGGGTTCATGAGGCTCCAGGTGGGGCCGCGCTTCGCCGTCGGCACGAGCGGCGGCCGGGACGTCCTGGTCGACACGGCACCGCTCATCGACCGCGGCATCCGGGTCGACGAGGCGAACGGTCGCGTCGAGCTCCTCTTCCGATCGGCATGGACCCTGACCGGGACAGGCGGCCTCGCCTCGTACTCGGACGGCAACGCACGCAAGACCGCCGGGGCGGCGCTCGCGTGGCACGCGGCGCGCGCGCACCCCCGCGTGTCGGCGGTTTTCGACGCGCGCTGGCGGGCGTTCAACGACGATCGCGACAACGGCTACTTCGATCCGCTGCGCTACGACTCGGAGCTCCTGACGGTGGCGATCTCGGACGAGCACCGGGACGGGCGCTTCTACTGGCGCCTGGAGGGGACCTACGGCCGCCAGGCGTTCACCCTCGGCGCGGCCGAGCCGCGCGACGATACCGTGCAGGGGGGCACGGCGCTGGCGGGCGTCAACTTCGCCGCCGGACGGGCGGCCCTCGAGGCGTCCTACACACACAGCGACTACGCGCTGAACGTCGCGAACGGTTTCACCTACTCGCGCTCCGGCTTCTTCTTCCGGTACAGGTTCTGA
- the dprA gene encoding DNA-processing protein DprA, with the protein MEHPALLWAALNRRFAENPGMRQRLFGRAGRGVTDGPSSILDALPSGLPKEWEKDAREELDRARRQGAAVLTLQDESYPPLLRASSDPPLVLYVWGDLRPEDVLAVAVVGSRRATPLGLQVAGDLGRGLAAAGFTVVSGLARGIDAASHRGALEGGGRTIAVLGSGLDRIYPVEHRSLAKSIVARGAVVTEFPFGSAPLRRNFPERNRIIASLTWGTVVVEAARGSGSLITADLAADEGRAVYAVPGSVDEPNALGTNELLRSGALLCRGAADVLEDLAPQIVEAAGSIARWRSPQEPLPGLGPVGTEARAAREAAADLASAEKRVLDQIPRTRGIGIERLGEACAMAPGALLATLLELELKGLVRQLPGRRFQATACKI; encoded by the coding sequence GTGGAACACCCGGCCCTGCTGTGGGCCGCGTTGAACAGGCGCTTCGCCGAAAACCCGGGCATGCGGCAGCGACTCTTCGGCCGCGCCGGACGCGGGGTCACGGACGGCCCTTCCTCGATTCTGGACGCGCTCCCTTCCGGGCTGCCGAAAGAATGGGAAAAGGACGCCCGCGAGGAGCTGGATCGAGCCAGAAGACAGGGCGCCGCCGTCCTGACCCTGCAGGACGAGAGCTATCCGCCACTCTTGCGCGCCTCGTCGGATCCGCCGCTCGTCCTGTACGTCTGGGGCGACCTGCGGCCGGAGGATGTCCTGGCCGTCGCGGTGGTCGGATCGCGCCGCGCGACGCCCCTCGGGCTCCAGGTCGCGGGCGACCTGGGGCGCGGGCTCGCCGCGGCCGGGTTCACCGTGGTGAGCGGCCTGGCGCGCGGCATCGACGCCGCCTCGCACCGGGGGGCCCTGGAGGGCGGCGGACGGACCATCGCCGTCCTGGGATCGGGGCTGGACCGGATCTACCCGGTCGAGCACCGCTCGCTGGCGAAATCGATCGTGGCGCGCGGCGCCGTCGTCACCGAGTTTCCTTTCGGGTCGGCGCCGCTGCGGCGGAACTTCCCGGAGCGCAACCGGATCATCGCGTCCCTGACGTGGGGGACCGTGGTGGTCGAGGCGGCGCGGGGAAGCGGCTCGCTCATCACCGCCGATCTGGCGGCCGACGAGGGGCGGGCGGTCTACGCCGTCCCCGGCTCGGTGGACGAGCCGAACGCCCTTGGGACGAACGAGCTCCTGAGGTCCGGCGCGCTCCTGTGTCGCGGCGCGGCGGACGTGCTCGAGGACCTGGCCCCGCAGATCGTCGAGGCGGCCGGGTCGATCGCGCGGTGGCGATCGCCGCAGGAGCCTCTTCCCGGCCTCGGGCCCGTCGGGACGGAGGCGCGCGCCGCCCGGGAAGCGGCGGCGGATCTGGCGTCGGCCGAGAAGCGCGTTCTCGACCAGATCCCCAGGACGCGCGGGATCGGCATCGAGAGGCTCGGCGAGGCGTGCGCGATGGCGCCCGGGGCGCTGCTCGCGACGCTGCTCGAGCTGGAGCTCAAGGGGCTCGTCCGGCAGCTCCCGGGCCGCCGGTTTCAGGCGACGGCTTGCAAAATTTGA